One region of Vibrio sp. FE10 genomic DNA includes:
- a CDS encoding NUDIX hydrolase, translated as MNKIIHQWKSISLVEESVTLPTNVIVKHTTIHHPGAAVILPITASGKIILINQFRPSLKKWLLELPAGTMEIDETPLQCAQRELEEETGYSATSFQSFGQVTPLAGFCDEIQHLFVAKELSLTTRFECDEDEVIEVIELSLDELHDKIRHDQITDTKTIACLSKAQLCGYL; from the coding sequence ATGAATAAAATTATCCATCAATGGAAAAGTATCTCTCTCGTAGAAGAGAGCGTGACGCTCCCTACGAATGTCATAGTAAAACACACAACAATACACCACCCTGGCGCGGCCGTTATTCTTCCTATTACTGCGTCTGGAAAAATTATCCTTATTAACCAGTTTCGACCTTCTCTTAAAAAATGGCTTTTAGAATTACCGGCTGGCACGATGGAAATTGATGAGACACCTCTTCAATGTGCTCAGCGAGAGTTGGAAGAAGAAACAGGTTACAGTGCAACTTCTTTTCAGAGTTTCGGGCAAGTCACGCCTTTGGCGGGTTTCTGTGATGAGATACAGCATCTATTCGTTGCAAAAGAGCTTAGCCTCACAACCCGCTTTGAATGCGATGAAGATGAAGTCATAGAAGTGATCGAACTGAGCTTGGATGAACTGCACGACAAAATACGACACGATCAAATTACCGACACCAAAACTATCGCTTGTTTAAGTAAAGCCCAACTATGTGGCTATCTATAG
- a CDS encoding lipase family protein, protein MKPLKRYQYERYAVLCNLAYPRVFKQTRYGFDPNGQRIIKNQFGKTMIRVLWSSDKDEVVVVIKGSHSVSDWLLTFALWTRSCKRIGLNYRVHAGFYHLMFQESQPSRNEDKLGQTVIERLEATLTPLLEQGKRISITGHSSGGAIGCVFADYLDQKYPGCIKRIVTFGQPAIGDWSFKKNYRLGKKTYRICCDIDIVTFMPPVPLLYWHVGKVLWLYNGRIYENTPTLIRLGRSIFSWLIRPFSYHLMSKYIRNKDFFDKH, encoded by the coding sequence GTGAAGCCACTAAAACGATACCAATATGAACGCTACGCCGTGCTCTGTAACCTCGCCTACCCTAGGGTCTTCAAACAAACTCGTTACGGTTTTGATCCGAATGGACAGCGCATCATAAAGAATCAGTTTGGCAAAACCATGATTCGAGTCTTATGGAGCAGCGACAAAGATGAAGTCGTCGTGGTTATCAAGGGGTCACACAGCGTTTCTGACTGGCTACTCACTTTTGCACTATGGACTAGAAGCTGTAAAAGGATTGGGCTGAACTATCGTGTTCATGCTGGTTTCTATCATCTCATGTTCCAAGAAAGCCAACCAAGTCGTAACGAAGACAAGCTTGGGCAAACCGTTATCGAACGCTTAGAGGCCACGCTCACACCTTTGTTAGAGCAAGGGAAAAGGATTTCTATCACCGGCCACTCTTCTGGCGGTGCTATTGGTTGTGTGTTTGCTGACTACCTAGACCAAAAGTATCCAGGCTGTATCAAACGAATTGTGACTTTTGGACAACCTGCAATTGGTGATTGGAGTTTTAAAAAGAACTACCGTTTGGGCAAGAAAACTTACCGTATCTGCTGCGACATCGATATTGTCACCTTCATGCCGCCCGTGCCGCTGTTGTATTGGCACGTAGGGAAAGTACTTTGGCTCTATAACGGCAGGATCTATGAAAACACACCGACATTAATACGCCTTGGACGCTCAATTTTCAGTTGGTTAATAAGACCTTTCTCTTATCACTTGATGAGTAAGTATATTCGTAACAAGGATTTCTTCGATAAGCACTGA
- the nirD gene encoding nitrite reductase small subunit NirD produces MAFTKVCKIEDIIPGTGVCALVGGEQVAIFRPTKAEEVFAISNTDPFFQSNVLSRGLTVEHKGELWVASPLKKQRFNLATGVCMEDENFSVKAYKARITKGAVEISA; encoded by the coding sequence ATGGCATTTACCAAAGTTTGTAAGATCGAAGATATTATTCCAGGTACCGGTGTTTGTGCATTGGTTGGTGGTGAGCAAGTTGCTATTTTCCGCCCAACTAAAGCCGAAGAAGTGTTTGCTATTAGTAATACTGACCCGTTTTTCCAATCAAACGTTTTATCTCGCGGTTTAACGGTTGAGCACAAAGGTGAGCTTTGGGTGGCGAGCCCACTTAAGAAGCAACGCTTTAACCTAGCAACAGGGGTGTGCATGGAAGACGAGAACTTCAGCGTGAAAGCGTATAAAGCTCGTATTACCAAAGGTGCTGTTGAAATCTCAGCATAA
- the nirB gene encoding nitrite reductase large subunit NirB yields the protein MSKMKLVVIGNGMVGHRYIEDLVEKTDVANMDITVFCEEPRVAYDRVHLSSYFSHHTADELSLVKEGFYEKHGINMLIGERAINVNREKKTVYSSTGREIQYDKLVLATGSFPFVPPIKGHEGKDCFVYRTIEDLKAIEATAKNSKSGVVVGGGLLGLEAAGALKALGVTTHVVEFAPKLMAEQLDQAGGNQLRQKIERMGVNVHTSKNTLEIAPEGTEARNVMRFADGTELETDFIVFSAGIRPQDKLARQMGLGIAPRGGIEINDHCQTTDKDVYAIGECASWNQTFYGLVAPGYKMATVAVDHVVGNESTFEGADMSAKLKLLGVKVGSIGDANGRTPGCKSYVYQNEESEVYKRIIVSEDNKKLLGAVMVGDTSDYGDLLQLMLNEIDLPEHPDALILPAHAGAEKPTLGADSLPETAVICSCFDVTKGKIAQAVAEGHHTIGDIKAVTGAGTGCGGCIPLVTSVLNAELAKAGVEVKNDVCEHFAYSRQELFHLIRIEEIKTFDELLEKYGKGYGCEICKPLAGSILASCWGEHILKPELVKLHDTNDNFLGNIQKDGTYSVIPRMAGGEVTPQTLSVLADVAAEYNLYTKITGAQRIGLFGAQKDDLPAIWKKLIAAGYETGQAYAKALRMAKTCVGSTWCRYGVQDSVGLGVMIENRYKGIRTPHKMKFGVSGCTRECAEAQGKDLGIIATDAGWNMYVCGNGGMKPRHADLLASDLDQETLLKYIDRFMMFYIRTAAPLQRTSVWMDNLEGGVDYLREVIVDNKLGINDQLEADVAGLVGNFACEWTDTINDEAQLKRFSHFINADDRDENVVFVNDGREQHRPATFTEKHPEAKGDILHVELV from the coding sequence ATGAGCAAGATGAAGCTAGTCGTAATCGGTAACGGGATGGTAGGCCATCGCTATATCGAAGATTTAGTCGAGAAGACAGATGTTGCTAACATGGACATCACGGTGTTCTGTGAAGAGCCTCGCGTAGCCTATGACCGTGTACACCTTTCTTCTTATTTTTCACACCATACTGCGGACGAACTTTCTTTAGTTAAAGAAGGCTTCTACGAGAAACACGGCATCAATATGCTCATCGGCGAACGTGCTATTAACGTTAACCGTGAGAAAAAGACTGTTTACTCAAGCACAGGTCGTGAAATTCAATACGACAAGCTTGTTCTTGCAACCGGTTCTTTCCCATTCGTTCCACCAATCAAAGGTCACGAAGGTAAAGACTGTTTCGTTTACCGCACAATCGAAGACTTGAAAGCGATTGAAGCAACCGCTAAGAACTCAAAGTCTGGTGTTGTTGTTGGTGGTGGTCTACTTGGACTTGAAGCGGCAGGCGCACTTAAAGCACTTGGCGTAACCACACACGTTGTTGAGTTCGCTCCTAAGCTAATGGCTGAGCAACTTGACCAAGCGGGTGGCAACCAACTTCGTCAAAAAATCGAACGTATGGGCGTAAACGTTCATACAAGCAAAAACACGCTAGAAATTGCTCCTGAAGGCACTGAAGCTCGTAACGTGATGCGTTTTGCAGACGGAACTGAGCTAGAAACTGATTTCATCGTATTCTCTGCTGGTATTCGCCCACAAGACAAACTTGCTCGTCAAATGGGCCTAGGTATTGCACCTCGTGGCGGCATCGAGATTAACGACCACTGTCAAACGACAGACAAAGATGTTTACGCAATCGGTGAGTGTGCGTCTTGGAACCAAACGTTCTACGGCCTTGTTGCTCCTGGTTACAAAATGGCGACCGTTGCTGTTGACCACGTTGTTGGTAACGAAAGCACATTTGAAGGTGCTGACATGTCTGCGAAGTTGAAGCTTCTTGGCGTGAAAGTAGGTTCTATCGGTGACGCAAACGGTCGTACACCTGGCTGTAAGAGCTACGTTTACCAAAACGAAGAGTCTGAAGTTTACAAACGCATCATCGTTTCTGAAGATAACAAGAAACTGCTTGGTGCCGTAATGGTCGGTGACACATCTGACTATGGCGACCTTCTACAGCTAATGCTGAATGAAATCGACCTGCCAGAGCATCCAGATGCATTGATTCTTCCTGCTCACGCGGGTGCTGAGAAGCCAACACTTGGCGCGGATTCTTTACCGGAAACTGCTGTTATCTGTTCTTGTTTCGATGTAACGAAAGGCAAGATCGCTCAAGCGGTTGCTGAAGGTCACCACACCATTGGTGATATCAAAGCCGTCACTGGCGCAGGCACAGGTTGTGGTGGTTGTATCCCTCTTGTGACTTCAGTGCTAAACGCTGAACTTGCTAAAGCGGGTGTGGAAGTGAAGAACGACGTTTGTGAGCACTTTGCTTACTCTCGCCAAGAACTTTTCCACCTAATCCGCATCGAAGAAATCAAAACATTCGATGAGTTACTAGAGAAGTACGGTAAAGGTTACGGTTGTGAAATCTGTAAGCCACTAGCAGGTTCTATTCTTGCTTCTTGCTGGGGTGAACACATCCTTAAGCCTGAGCTAGTAAAACTGCACGATACTAACGATAACTTCCTAGGTAACATCCAAAAAGACGGTACTTACTCAGTTATCCCTCGTATGGCGGGTGGTGAAGTCACACCTCAAACACTTAGCGTTCTTGCGGATGTTGCGGCTGAATACAATCTATACACGAAGATCACAGGTGCACAACGTATCGGTCTGTTTGGTGCTCAGAAAGATGACTTACCAGCAATCTGGAAGAAGTTAATCGCTGCAGGTTACGAAACGGGTCAAGCTTACGCAAAAGCACTTCGTATGGCTAAGACATGTGTTGGTTCAACTTGGTGTCGTTACGGCGTTCAAGATTCAGTTGGCCTAGGCGTGATGATCGAGAACCGTTACAAAGGCATCCGTACTCCTCATAAGATGAAGTTTGGTGTTTCGGGTTGTACTCGTGAGTGTGCTGAAGCTCAAGGTAAAGATTTAGGTATCATCGCAACAGACGCTGGTTGGAACATGTACGTGTGTGGTAACGGTGGTATGAAGCCTCGTCACGCAGACCTACTGGCAAGTGACCTAGACCAAGAAACACTGCTGAAATACATCGACCGTTTCATGATGTTCTACATCCGCACGGCTGCGCCACTACAACGTACTTCGGTATGGATGGACAACCTAGAAGGCGGCGTTGACTACCTACGTGAAGTGATTGTTGATAACAAACTTGGCATCAACGACCAGCTTGAAGCTGACGTGGCTGGCCTAGTGGGTAACTTTGCTTGTGAGTGGACTGACACTATCAACGACGAAGCTCAACTTAAGCGCTTCTCACACTTCATCAATGCTGATGACCGTGATGAAAACGTTGTGTTTGTTAACGATGGCCGTGAACAACACCGCCCAGCAACATTTACAGAAAAACACCCAGAAGCGAAGGGCGACATCCTTCACGTTGAACTGGTTTAA
- the viaA gene encoding ATPase RavA stimulator ViaA — MLGADGLNLALMVADSGIIDTAMNDLIARSQVMMAAENKGVKTSVKNHLVKWRGKVKKRVTKVCETDRFQEEIALYQEVIYWDEPQFFDEIDSVIKKLEWHSAFYLQARRLMENNKGVYNAMFPHYFCDQWYQSLSEAIKQAQVTELETSKEKVLADLYQRMETMKNMDKVTESGDEGSVGRLWDMASAKLSKTDLTVMKRHAEFLNKHKGLQDIAEKLGRMAGLEDDPSLHKAPVEELQMVEEKSDEAVDDIVGIHESDDLNKMLPNETMFLAYPELEVIFYKHLADKRLLSYRSQGKSRTLRKVKAQKPDSKSVDIEKGPFIVCVDASGSMSGFPEQSAKAMAYALMQIALAEERDCYVILFSSEHITYELTRQDGLREASDFLSYSFHGGTDLEPVLMKSIDLMMGDKYKNADLIVLSDFIAPKQSDEMIAQVEKLKTHKNRFHAVSLSKYGNPQLMTMFDHCWSYHPSLVGRFMKKW, encoded by the coding sequence ATGTTAGGAGCAGACGGCTTAAACCTCGCTTTGATGGTGGCTGATTCAGGAATCATTGATACAGCGATGAATGATCTCATCGCTCGTTCTCAAGTCATGATGGCTGCTGAGAACAAAGGTGTGAAAACGTCGGTTAAAAACCACTTGGTTAAGTGGCGCGGTAAAGTGAAAAAACGTGTCACAAAGGTGTGCGAAACCGATCGATTCCAAGAAGAAATTGCACTGTACCAAGAGGTTATCTACTGGGATGAGCCCCAGTTTTTTGATGAGATTGACAGTGTCATCAAAAAATTGGAGTGGCACTCAGCGTTCTACCTTCAAGCAAGACGTTTAATGGAAAACAACAAAGGCGTTTATAACGCGATGTTTCCACATTACTTTTGCGACCAATGGTATCAATCACTATCAGAAGCGATCAAACAAGCGCAAGTAACCGAACTTGAAACCAGCAAAGAAAAAGTCTTAGCTGACCTCTATCAACGCATGGAAACCATGAAAAACATGGATAAAGTGACGGAGTCGGGTGATGAAGGCAGTGTAGGGCGCTTGTGGGACATGGCTTCGGCTAAGTTGAGCAAAACCGACTTAACGGTAATGAAGCGTCATGCGGAGTTTCTGAACAAGCATAAAGGCCTTCAAGATATCGCTGAGAAGCTAGGTCGTATGGCTGGCTTAGAAGACGATCCTTCTCTGCACAAAGCCCCTGTAGAAGAACTGCAGATGGTTGAAGAGAAAAGCGATGAAGCAGTCGATGATATTGTTGGGATTCATGAAAGTGATGACCTCAACAAGATGCTGCCAAACGAGACCATGTTCTTAGCGTACCCAGAGCTTGAGGTTATCTTCTACAAACACTTGGCTGATAAGCGTTTACTTAGCTATCGTTCACAAGGTAAATCTCGAACGCTACGTAAAGTGAAAGCTCAAAAGCCAGACAGCAAATCTGTGGATATTGAAAAAGGCCCTTTTATTGTTTGTGTTGATGCGTCGGGTTCAATGAGTGGTTTCCCAGAACAGTCGGCAAAAGCTATGGCTTACGCCTTGATGCAAATCGCCTTAGCTGAAGAACGCGACTGTTATGTGATTTTGTTCTCTTCAGAACACATTACTTATGAATTGACGCGACAAGACGGCCTACGTGAAGCCAGTGACTTCCTAAGTTACTCATTCCACGGCGGGACAGACCTTGAGCCAGTGTTAATGAAGTCGATTGATTTGATGATGGGCGACAAGTACAAGAACGCCGATTTAATCGTGCTTTCTGACTTTATCGCGCCAAAGCAGTCTGATGAAATGATTGCTCAAGTCGAGAAACTTAAAACGCATAAAAACCGTTTCCATGCAGTTAGTCTTTCTAAGTATGGTAACCCTCAACTTATGACCATGTTTGATCACTGTTGGTCGTATCATCCTAGTCTCGTTGGCCGCTTCATGAAAAAGTGGTAG
- the ltaE gene encoding low-specificity L-threonine aldolase — protein MDFRSDTVTKPSQAMRDAMANAEVGDDVYGDDPTVNELEQWAANETGFEAAMFTSSGTQANLLGLMAHCERGDEYLCGQQAHNYKYEAGGAAVLGSIQPQPIENNPDGTLDFKKLAAAIKPNDSHFARTKLLSLENTINGKVLPMSYLAEARDFVNQHGLQMHLDGARVYNAAAALDVHIKEIAQHFDSMTICLSKGLGAPIGSLLLGSKEYIAKARRLRKMVGGGMRQTGILAAAGKMALTENVAQLKTDHENAKNLAIGLSKLEGFSVNPDFIHTNIVFAKLDESVDINRIARELGEQGITMSPGNPVRFVTHRDISAEDIARFLIAIEKSL, from the coding sequence ATGGACTTTCGTTCTGATACCGTGACTAAACCCTCACAAGCTATGCGCGATGCAATGGCAAACGCAGAAGTGGGTGATGATGTTTATGGCGATGACCCAACCGTAAACGAACTAGAGCAATGGGCAGCGAATGAGACTGGCTTTGAAGCCGCTATGTTCACGTCTTCTGGCACGCAAGCTAACCTACTTGGTTTAATGGCGCACTGTGAGCGTGGTGACGAATATCTTTGTGGCCAACAAGCGCACAACTACAAGTATGAAGCTGGCGGCGCTGCGGTACTTGGTTCTATTCAACCTCAGCCAATTGAAAACAACCCAGACGGCACATTAGATTTTAAAAAGCTTGCTGCTGCGATTAAGCCAAATGACAGCCATTTCGCTCGCACCAAGCTTCTGAGCTTAGAAAACACCATTAATGGTAAAGTACTGCCAATGTCGTACTTGGCAGAAGCTCGTGACTTCGTAAATCAACACGGTCTGCAAATGCACCTCGACGGTGCGCGTGTTTATAACGCTGCCGCTGCACTGGATGTCCATATTAAAGAAATCGCACAGCACTTTGACTCTATGACGATTTGTCTATCAAAGGGCTTAGGCGCGCCGATTGGCTCATTACTGCTTGGAAGCAAAGAGTACATCGCCAAAGCACGTCGCTTACGTAAAATGGTCGGTGGCGGTATGCGTCAAACAGGCATTCTTGCTGCTGCAGGTAAGATGGCGCTGACTGAGAACGTTGCTCAACTCAAAACTGACCATGAGAACGCAAAAAACCTAGCGATTGGCCTAAGTAAACTAGAAGGCTTCTCTGTTAATCCTGATTTCATTCATACGAACATCGTGTTCGCTAAGTTAGATGAGTCTGTGGATATTAACCGCATCGCACGAGAGTTAGGTGAACAAGGCATTACTATGTCACCAGGTAATCCTGTTCGCTTTGTTACTCACCGTGATATTAGCGCAGAAGACATTGCTCGCTTCCTAATCGCTATCGAGAAGTCGCTATAA
- a CDS encoding methyl-accepting chemotaxis protein: MQFSLKRKMVFSVVLAIAVTSAILLFMGYKTFQTNSWQAIESESRNTLQAHAKGISDWFYDKKQAVHGLKQQVQLNPSIDIVPHLRQTLVSGGFGLSYYGNKEGEMFRHDPSLNKAGYDPRVRGWYKQTLAENRAVTTKPYVSVTMQTLVVTLTDPVTENGSIIGVVASNLALDKLIEDVLAIQVPGNGRAILIDKQGTVVAHQNKDFILKQVNDIAPELSVSGLNSAAQNLTTIFTQVDGAERVIMAEPIKGTDWLLVIEMDKEVLEQPLFDMLIIQITTGLIVLIVMAAATSWFVARQLVELGRVSEALADIAEGEGDLTQRLQVSSQDEVGQLADKFNVFVDRLHQMMQNVTQVSTAMNSGAEHANTSAMKRSDSVSRQQDEITMVATAVTEMATATAEIATNAESTAKSATHSVELSEQGFQQMAKSQSSINELATELTSAVSIISELEEHGQQIASILATIREIAEQTNLLALNAAIEAARAGEQGRGFAVVADEVRVLSQRTHASTEEIEDKIKRLQQATNGAVKVMTQSHDMAKTSVHDVDMAGESLAQIREAIQMISDMATQIASAAEEQSLVTAEINANTESVREVSDVMALDATDAVSQADQLSHLANDLKQELSRFKL; the protein is encoded by the coding sequence ATGCAATTTAGTCTAAAGAGGAAAATGGTTTTCTCTGTAGTTTTGGCGATTGCTGTTACATCTGCCATTCTTCTTTTCATGGGTTACAAGACTTTTCAAACAAACAGCTGGCAAGCAATAGAAAGTGAAAGTCGTAATACACTTCAAGCTCATGCTAAGGGCATCAGTGATTGGTTCTATGATAAGAAACAAGCAGTTCATGGGCTTAAGCAACAAGTGCAACTCAACCCTTCAATCGATATTGTTCCTCATTTACGTCAAACCTTGGTATCTGGTGGGTTTGGATTGAGTTATTACGGTAATAAAGAAGGTGAGATGTTCCGTCATGATCCTTCATTGAATAAAGCGGGCTATGACCCAAGAGTCCGAGGTTGGTATAAACAAACCTTAGCTGAGAACCGTGCAGTGACAACCAAGCCGTATGTGAGTGTGACGATGCAAACCTTGGTAGTGACACTGACAGACCCTGTAACCGAGAATGGATCGATCATCGGTGTTGTGGCATCAAACTTGGCATTAGACAAATTGATTGAAGACGTATTAGCCATTCAGGTTCCGGGGAATGGACGTGCGATTCTGATTGATAAGCAAGGAACGGTCGTTGCTCATCAAAATAAAGATTTCATTCTGAAACAAGTCAATGATATTGCGCCAGAGCTGAGTGTGTCTGGCTTGAACAGTGCTGCCCAAAACTTGACGACAATATTTACTCAAGTGGACGGTGCCGAGCGAGTCATCATGGCTGAGCCAATTAAAGGCACTGACTGGCTGCTTGTGATTGAAATGGATAAAGAAGTACTAGAACAACCTCTGTTCGATATGTTGATTATCCAAATCACCACCGGTTTGATTGTATTGATCGTTATGGCTGCGGCAACCTCATGGTTTGTGGCTCGTCAATTAGTTGAGCTGGGTCGAGTGAGTGAAGCATTAGCTGATATTGCGGAAGGCGAAGGCGACCTCACACAAAGACTACAAGTATCGAGCCAAGATGAGGTGGGTCAACTTGCCGATAAGTTTAATGTCTTCGTTGATCGGCTCCATCAAATGATGCAAAACGTCACGCAAGTTTCTACCGCGATGAACAGTGGTGCCGAGCATGCTAATACCAGCGCGATGAAGCGCAGTGATAGTGTGAGCAGACAACAAGATGAGATCACAATGGTGGCAACTGCTGTGACAGAAATGGCGACAGCAACAGCAGAAATCGCAACGAATGCCGAGAGCACGGCCAAAAGTGCGACTCACTCGGTGGAGTTGAGTGAGCAAGGCTTCCAACAGATGGCCAAAAGCCAATCATCGATCAATGAGCTTGCTACTGAGCTAACAAGTGCTGTGTCTATCATTAGCGAGCTTGAAGAGCATGGTCAGCAAATCGCGTCTATCTTAGCGACGATTCGTGAAATAGCGGAGCAAACTAACTTACTCGCGCTCAATGCGGCCATTGAAGCGGCTAGGGCAGGCGAACAAGGCAGAGGTTTTGCTGTGGTGGCTGATGAGGTTCGGGTGCTTTCTCAACGTACTCATGCTTCAACAGAAGAGATCGAAGACAAAATCAAACGCTTACAACAAGCGACCAATGGTGCGGTTAAAGTGATGACGCAAAGCCATGATATGGCCAAAACAAGCGTACACGACGTGGATATGGCCGGAGAGAGCCTAGCTCAAATCCGTGAAGCGATTCAGATGATCAGTGATATGGCGACTCAGATTGCTTCTGCCGCTGAAGAACAATCTTTAGTTACCGCGGAAATCAATGCGAATACTGAGTCTGTTCGTGAAGTCAGTGATGTGATGGCGCTTGATGCGACAGATGCTGTTTCGCAAGCCGACCAACTTAGCCACTTAGCTAACGATCTCAAACAGGAACTCTCAAGATTTAAACTTTAA
- a CDS encoding ATPase RavA domain-containing protein: MTPSISSHADKALLSERINKLAHALSDGVYEREDTIKLCLLAALAGESVFLLGPPGIAKSLIAKRLIQAFDNSSYFEYLMTRFSTPEEVFGPLSIQELKDNGRYVRLTEGYLPTAQVVFLDEIWKAGPAILNTLLTVVNEKTFKNGADIERVPMRLLVSASNELPDEDSGLEALYDRMLVRVFVNRIQNKQNFKSMLTTGTSQEAVIPKGLAITDIEYHQWQKELDKLELTDNSFNKLFELKTMLEETVKNQGSSSESDLYVSDRRWKKAVKLLKASAFFSGRDSVNPLDIMLLQDCLWHSPESRDVVRSVVKDFALNRAFDQQESKSQIEMSREELEEIQEDVESTLSVSLSMESTSGLLRKDVYQNDIKNAKMYSVGSAYNLVKLVMLQSNMSVSESEKGDSRWVYVAKDDFDRALKEGHGDIYGYVNENKNLCRLKLDLDASNQLVIKDIANRSVLVSVVTTDGLDQELYNKWLSGAERALEQLTEAEFKLKRVRTEFHDALPHNYIDPDLPKAMEASLQAVTQDLETTKVKSSKIAQRIKFMSQYFE; encoded by the coding sequence ATGACCCCCTCTATTTCCTCACATGCTGACAAGGCGCTACTCTCTGAAAGAATCAACAAATTAGCGCATGCTCTCTCAGATGGCGTTTACGAAAGAGAAGACACCATCAAGCTTTGTTTACTGGCGGCTCTTGCCGGTGAAAGTGTGTTCCTATTAGGCCCTCCGGGTATTGCAAAAAGTCTTATCGCTAAACGTCTCATTCAGGCTTTTGACAACAGTAGCTATTTCGAATATTTGATGACGCGCTTCTCCACGCCAGAAGAAGTGTTCGGTCCGCTAAGTATCCAAGAATTAAAAGACAACGGTCGTTATGTAAGATTGACTGAGGGCTACCTACCAACAGCGCAAGTCGTGTTCCTTGATGAGATCTGGAAAGCCGGGCCTGCAATCTTGAATACGCTGCTGACTGTCGTGAATGAAAAGACATTTAAAAATGGCGCAGACATCGAGCGCGTGCCTATGCGTCTATTGGTATCAGCATCTAACGAGCTGCCAGACGAAGACAGCGGCTTAGAAGCACTTTATGACCGTATGTTGGTTCGCGTGTTTGTAAACCGTATTCAGAACAAACAAAACTTCAAGTCAATGCTGACCACTGGCACATCTCAAGAAGCGGTAATCCCTAAAGGCTTGGCGATTACTGACATCGAATACCATCAATGGCAGAAAGAACTCGATAAGCTTGAATTGACGGATAACTCGTTTAACAAGTTGTTTGAACTTAAAACCATGCTGGAAGAGACCGTTAAGAATCAGGGCTCATCATCAGAATCTGACTTGTATGTATCAGACAGACGTTGGAAGAAAGCGGTCAAGCTATTGAAAGCGAGTGCATTCTTCAGTGGCCGTGATAGCGTGAACCCGCTGGATATTATGCTTCTGCAAGATTGCTTGTGGCACAGCCCAGAATCACGCGATGTGGTTCGTAGCGTGGTAAAAGACTTTGCATTAAACCGAGCTTTTGATCAGCAAGAGTCGAAATCTCAAATCGAGATGTCACGTGAAGAGCTCGAAGAGATTCAAGAAGATGTTGAATCGACGCTATCTGTTTCGCTCTCTATGGAGTCAACCAGCGGCTTGTTGCGTAAAGACGTTTATCAGAATGACATCAAGAACGCGAAAATGTACAGCGTGGGCAGTGCTTACAATCTCGTTAAACTGGTGATGTTGCAAAGCAATATGTCGGTTTCTGAATCTGAGAAAGGTGATAGCCGTTGGGTATACGTAGCCAAAGATGATTTTGACCGAGCGCTTAAAGAAGGTCACGGTGATATTTACGGTTACGTAAACGAAAACAAAAACCTATGCCGTTTAAAACTGGATTTGGACGCATCGAACCAATTAGTGATTAAAGATATTGCGAATCGCTCTGTATTGGTGAGTGTAGTGACTACCGACGGTTTAGACCAAGAATTGTATAACAAGTGGTTGAGTGGCGCTGAGAGAGCGTTAGAGCAGTTGACCGAAGCTGAATTCAAGTTAAAAAGAGTACGTACTGAATTCCATGATGCGTTACCTCATAACTACATTGATCCTGACCTGCCAAAGGCGATGGAAGCAAGTTTACAAGCTGTAACGCAAGATCTTGAAACCACGAAAGTGAAGAGTAGCAAGATCGCACAGCGCATTAAGTTCATGAGTCAGTACTTCGAGTAA